In Fulvia fulva chromosome 10, complete sequence, a single window of DNA contains:
- a CDS encoding Proteasome subunit beta type-1: protein MINQTGMLGEDGIHIDMNHLKSGEVNLGTSIMAINFADGVILGADSRTTTGAYIANRVTDKLTQVHDTIWCCRSGSAADTQAVADIVQYHLGMYGITNDEHPTTQTAAAIFQELCYDNKDALSAGIIIAGWDQRHGGQVYSIPLGGSLHKQAYAIGGSGSTYIYGYCDANWKEGMNEQEGISFVKGALQEAIKWDGSSGGVIRMVVLTKAGAVRHLYLPDRNYTGPGTEKP from the exons ATGATCAACCAGACTGGCATGCTCGGTGAAG ATGGCATCCACATCGACATGAACCACCTCAAGTCCGGCGAAGTCAACCTCGGAACGTCCATCATGGCCATCAACTTCGCTGACGGTGTCATCCTCGGCGCCGACTCGCGCACAACGACCGGAGCATACATTGCCAACCGTGTCACCGACAAGCTCACACAAGTCCACGACACCATCTGGTGCTGTCGATCAGGATCAGCAGCAGACACACAGGCAGTCGCGGACATCGTCCAATACCACTTGGGCATGTACGGCATCACCAACGACGAGCACCCGACCACACAGACAGCTGCGGCGATCTTTCAAGAGCTGTGCTACGACAACAAGGATGCGTTAAGCGCAGGTATCATCATCGCTGGATGGGATCAGAGGCACGGCGGACAGGTCTACAGCATACCGCTTGGTGGCTCGCTACACAAGCAGGCATACGCGATTGGTGGTTCGGGTTCAACATACATCTACGGATACTGTGATGCGAACTGGAAGGAGGGCATGAACGAGCAAGAGGGAATCAGCTTCGTGAAAGGCGCGCTGCAAGAGGCGATCAAGTGGGATGGTAGCTCGGGTGGTGTTATCAGAATGGTCGTGCTCACGAAGGCTGGCGCGGTGCGGCATCTGTATCTGCCAGACCGAAACTACACGGGCCCTGGTACTGAGAAGCCATAG
- a CDS encoding PHO85 cyclin-6, which produces MGSVVAANSFFGHHSSPSHPQHNVFRETTPRSTDTPDYHDYEYHDHDRSPPPSTKRSRAEANSHMSESAQRAPSSSAARSTPQQQIQRETPQQHAAAQTNARAESQAAQHNAPPPPSPSLAGRLAPPTRDGSQTLRPQATGTPTAAERPSRSRKIKVRDLEHIQSFATEDMRSFSEIRSRSRSRSRGAEDDGPQFEISEMKVEHVIEMVAGLLTKITTTNDRQHEHLHRQPPTIDAASHLPQQTSSVLAFHGKNVPSITILSYLSRINKYCPTSYEVFLSLLVYFDRMTERVNAGPMQSLRDQQAQSVREQSRNSSAESLESDRMEGVTATTPSGTQQVTPPHSGTLGKSAQRGAPGTPHSRPTQPESPSIPAEPTTIDPYNLSHFFVVDSFNIHRLVIAGVTCASKFFSDIFYTNSRYAKVGGLPLPELNHLELQFLLLNDFRLSVPVEEIEAYGTMLVEFYAREVVAQKQAAEAMQMRSLSESSEDSVATVRAVG; this is translated from the exons ATGGGCTCGGTGGTTGCTGCAAACTCCTTCTTTGGCCATCACTCCTCGCCCAGCCATCCGCAGCACAACGTCTTCCGAGAAACGACGCCACGCTCGACTGATACCCCCGATTACCACGATTACGAATATCACGACCACGACCGAAGCCCGCCGCCCTCGACGAAACGAAGCCGCGCCGAGGCCAACTCACATATGTCCGAATCGGCGCAGAGAGCACCCAGCTCCTCTGCCGCCCGATCGACGCCCCAACAACAGATACAGCGAGAAACGCCGCAGCAACATGCTGCTGCTCAGACAAATGCGCGTGCCGAGTCGCAGGCGGCCCAGCACAACGCGCCACCACCGCCGAGTCCCTCCCTAGCAGGACGACTTGCCCCACCAACTCGGGACGGATCTCAGACATTGCGGCCACAAGCGACGGGAACACCGACTGCGGCAGAGAGGCCGTCTCGATCGCGAAAGATCAAGGTGCGCGACCTGGAACACATCCAGAGCTTTGCGACAGAGGACATGCGCAGCTTCTCTGAGATCCGCAGCAGGAGCAGATCCCGATCAAGAGGAGCAGAGGACGATGGTCCGCAGTTTGAGATCAGTGAGATGAAGGTGGAGCATGTCATAGAGATGGTCGCAGGACTGCTCACTAAGATTACAACCACAAACGACCGACAACACGAGCATTTGCATAGACAGCCTCCTACGATTGATGCGGCCTCACATCTCCCACAACAGACGAGTAGCGTGTTGGCTTTCCACGGCAAGAACGTGCCTAGCATCACGATTCTGAGCTATCTGAGCAGAATCAACAAGTACTGTCCTACAAGCTATGAAGTATTCCTCAGCTTGCTAGTCTACTTCGACCGCATGACCGAGCGTGTCAACGCAGGTCCAATGCAAAGCTTGCGAGATCAACAGGCACAATCCGTAAGGGAACAGAGCCGCAACTCTTCGGCAGAATCGCTCGAGTCAGACCGAATGGAGGGCGTTACAGCCACGACACCTTCAGGCACACAACAAGTCACACCTCCACACTCTGGCACACTGGGAAAAAGCGCTCAACGAGGCGCACCAGGCACACCACACAGCAGACCTACACAACCCGAATCACCATCAATACCGGCAGAACCCACCACGATCGACCCCTACAACCTATCCCACTTCTTCGTGGTCGATAGCTTCAACATTCACCGTCTCGTCATCGCCGGCGTGACATGCGCCAGCAAATTCTTCTCAGACATCTTCTACACCAACTCGCGCTACGCAAAG GTTGGCGGCCTTCCACTTCCCGAACTGAACCATCTCGAGCTGCAATTCTTGCTTCTGAACGATTTCCGATTGAGCGTCCCGGTCGAGGAAATTGAGGCGTACGGGACTATGCTGGTTGAGTTCTATGCCAGGGAAGTCGTGGCGCAGAAGCAGGCGGCTGAGGCTATGCAGATGAGGAGCTTGAGCGAGTCGAGCGAGGATAGTGTGGCGACTGTGCGGGCTGTTGGGTAG
- a CDS encoding Putative alpha,alpha-trehalose-phosphate synthase [UDP-forming] subunit, protein MATNLTVSLFLPNTISFHEEVEAPSRRRSPPFQLEQRGSSTVDLPTRHSTASLFNARTNGLGGGHTPPLTPAIQSALNEDFFTPGIDAKKRHFAKPGDPRSMLRSDTHAEWGQTDAVFNQPRSRAGPLPSASIQDFAKVYDEMKEREERRRKKQGRRVTKASPGQSKFNPRGPSSERGFDGKTWTVEPAIHGNGGLVNAHRETSGDRADDSTDTTWIGTLGFPTDALPQDIKDEVRDKLINDYHSEVVYCNDKDIDGHYAHYCKTILWPIFHYQVPDHPKSKAYADHSWEFYRNVNRAFADKVIESYKRGDTIWVHDYHLLLVPGMVREKLPDAKIGFFLHTAFPSSEVFRCLSTRKELLEGVLGANLISFQTEEYASHFLQTCSRILAVETTAEGVQIDDHFVNVTHEAIGINPFMFMEAREDEEVQEWVQTIAEKYKDKVIIVARDKLDHVHGVRQKLLAYELFLNRHPEWREKVVMIQVATSTNEQTELLTTVSDICTRIDSVHSTLAHQPLVFLKQDIGFAQYIALLTVADVLMISALRDGMNLTAHEYIACQDGKGFQKMHGPLILSEFTGSAAVLGDGAILINPWDYQGQADAIKQAIEMGNEERKSRWEKLHAVVEERTGGFWSQRLSKELDRAFEEHHARASASVPRLSVSQLTEKYKAAETRLFIIDYEGTLAPHKTASGIPLGSPARVVEALNDLITDARNIVYVMSGRKPEELENHFRTLPKAGLIAENGCFVREYGIDNNEWTSFVDLKEVANWREQVKGILGYYEERVEGSYLEERHCSILLRYEKAGDQEAALRQAAECADQINDSCRGLDIHAVPIKQAILIEQQNLTKGTAAKHVFELIERQSKGLQKPDFMMVAGDDREDEVIFKWANALGKEGVVKDVYTVTVGKRNTLAQATLTQGSTGLLTVLAKLNKISADMLPRDYFNSQPNPKRVNTFPK, encoded by the exons ATGGCTACCAACTTGACAGTCTCGCT GTTCCTACCAAACACCATCTCCTTTCACGAGGAAGTCGAGGCGCCTTCGCGTCGGCGTAGTCCGCCCTTCCAGCTCGAACAGAGAGGCAGCTCCACTGTCGATCTTCCCACCCGCCACAGCACAGCCAGTCTGTTCAATGCGCGAACCAATGGCCTTGGCGGAGGGCATACACCTCCTCTCACACCTGCGATCCAGTCCGCCTTGAACGAGGACTTCTTCACACCAGGAATCGACGCCAAGAAGAGGCACTTCGCGAAGCCTGGTGACCCACGTTCTATGCTCCGCAGCGACACACATGCAGAATGGGGCCAGACCGACGCCGTATTCAACCAGCCACGATCGCGAGCTGGGCCACTTCCTTCTGCTTCCATCCAAGATTTTGCCAAAGTATATGATGAAATGAAAGAGCGCGAAGAACGTAGGCGGAAGAAGCAGGGTCGAAGAGTCACCAAGGCCTCTCCAGGGCAGAGCAAGTTCAACCCTCGCGGCCCAAGCTCCGAAAGAGGCTTCGATGGCAAGACCTGGACTGTCGAGCCAGCCATACACGGCAATGGAGGTCTGGTGAACGCCCACCGAGAGACGTCCGGCGATCGTGCTGATGATAGCACCGACACCACGTGGATCGGCACTCTCGGCTTCCCAACAGATGCTTTGCCGCAAGACATCAAGGATGAGGTCCGCGACAAGCTGATCAACGACTATCACTCGGAAGTTGTGTACTGCAACGACAAGGACATTGATGGCCACTACGCCCACTACTGCAAGACCATCCTCTGGCCGATCTTCCACTACCAAGTTCCTGACCACCCAAAGAGCAAGGCGTATGCCGATCACAGTTGGGAGTTCTACCGCAACGTCAACCGCGCCTTTGCTGACAAGGTCATCGAGAGCTACAAGCGCGGAGACACGATTTGGGTCCACGACTATCATCTTCTGTTGGTGCCTGGTATGGTTCGTGAGAAGCTGCCAGATGCCAAGATCGGATTCTTCCTCCACACCGCATTCCCATCGTCAGAGGTCTTCCGCTGCTTGTCCACTCGCAAGGAGCTCCTCGAAGGTGTCCTCGGCGCCAACCTGATCAGCTTTCAGACTGAAGAGTATGCTAGTCACTTCCTTCAGACCTGCAGCCGCATCTTGGCTGTGGAAACTACAGCAGAGGGCGTACAGATTGACGACCACTTCGTGAACGTCACCCACGAAGCCATTGGCATCAACCCGTTCATGTTCATGGAAGCTCGCGAAGACGAGGAAGTCCAAGAGTGGGTACAGACCATCGCCGAAAAATACAAGGACAAGGTTATCATCGTTGCCCGTGACAAGCTGGACCACGTTCATGGTGTGCGCCAGAAGTTGCTGGCCTATGAGCTTTTCCTCAACAGACATCCAGAGTGGCGGGAAAAGGTGGTAATGATCCAGGTCGCCACCAGCACGAACGAACAGACTGAGCTCTTGACAACAGTCAGCGACATCTGCACCCGCATCGACTCTGTTCACTCCACATTGGCACATCAGCCGCTGGTCTTCTTGAAGCAAGACATAGGATTTGCTCAGTACATCGCGCTGTTGACTGTTGCTGATGTACTGATGATCTCTGCTCTGCGCGATGGCATGAACTTGACTGCGCACGAGTACATCGCCTGTCAGGATGGCAAGGGCTTCCAGAAGATGCACGGCCCACTCATTCTCTCCGAGTTCACCGGAAGTGCTGCCGTGCTGGGTGACGGAGCCATCCTTATCAACCCCTGGGACTACCAGGGACAAGCAGACGCCATCAAGCAGGCCATTGAGATGGGCAATGAGGAGCGCAAATCCCGCTGGGAGAAGCTTCACGCTGTCGTTGAGGAGCGCACTGGCGGCTTTTGGTCGCAGAGGTTGTCCAAAGAACTGGACCGCGCATTCGAAGAGCATCATGCCCGTGCTTCTGCATCCGTTCCTCGTCTGTCAGTATCTCAGCTTACCGAAAAGTACAAGGCTGCTGAGACAAGACTGTTCATCATCGACTACGAGGGTACGCTTGCTCCCCACAAGACAGCCTCTGGCATTCCTCTCGGGTCTCCAGCACGTGTGGTCGAAGCTCTCAACGACCTTATCACAGACGCAAGAAACATTGTCTACGTCATGTCCGGCCGGAAGCCAGAAGAACTCGAAAACCACTTCCGCACCTTACCCAAGGCCGGCCTCATTGCCGAAAACGGCTGCTTCGTACGAGAGTACGGCATCGACAACAACGAATGGACGTCATTCGTCGATCTCAAAGAAGTTGCCAACTGGAGGGAGCAGGTCAAGGGCATCCTCGGCTACTACGAAGAGCGTGTCGAAGGTAGCTACCTTGAGGAGCGCCACTGCAGCATTCTCCTCCGCTACGAGAAAGCTGGCGACCAAGAAGCAGCTCTGCGCCAAGCAGCCGAGTGCGCTGACCAGATCAATGACTCGTGCAGAGGTCTTGATATTCACGCCGTACCCATCAAGCAAGCCATCCTCATCGAGCAGCAGAACCTCACCAAGGGCACCGCTGCCAAGCACGTCTTCGAGCTAATCGAGAGACAATCCAAGGGTCTGCAGAAGCCCGACTTCATGATGGTCGCGGGTGACGACCGCGAGGATGAGGTCATCTTCAAGTGGGCGAATGCGCTTGGCAAGGAGGGCGTAGTCAAGGACGTGTACACCGTCACCGTTGGCAAGCGGAACACCCTCGCTCAGGCGACGCTGACCCAAGGCTCGACCGGATTGTTGACAGTGTTGGCGAAGCTCAACAAGATCTCAGCGGACATGTTGCCGAGGGACTACTTCAATAGTCAGCCGAACCCGAAGAGGGTCAACACGTTCCCGAAGTAG
- a CDS encoding Regulator of ribosome biosynthesis: protein MADTKAQPYVFDLGHMLVTDPNPVPSYTDSTKEAVLTSTAKDCAQALINQLLTACPISKADDGAFQITLPAPETHLPREKPVPKEKEKTKWEKFAEKKGIKGKRKDGKLQYDEVKGDWVPKYGYKGKSAAGGVEADWIMEVDEKAERKKAEEEESQKRPGKPSYQKKNPNGGDVERRDRKLKARKGK from the coding sequence ATGGCAGACACAAAAGCGCAACCCTACGTCTTCGATCTGGGCCACATGCTCGTCACCGACCCAAACCCAGTCCCATCTTACACCGACAGCACCAAAGAAGCCGTCCTCACCTCAACCGCCAAGGACTGCGCACAAGCCCTCATAAACCAACTCCTCACAGCCTGCCCCATCTCCAAAGCCGACGATGGCGCCTTCCAAATAACTCTGCCCGCACCCGAAACACACCTTCCCCGCGAGAAGCCCGTACCGaaggagaaggagaagacgaAATGGGAGAAGTTCGCCGAGAAGAAGGGTATCAAGGGCAAGCGAAAGGATGGCAAGTTGCAGTACGACGAAGTGAAGGGTGACTGGGTGCCCAAGTATGGGTACAAGGGCAAGAGTGCTGCTGGTGGAGTGGAAGCGGATTGGATTATGGAGGTTGATGAGAAGGCGGAGAGGAAGAAGgcggaggaggaggagagtcAGAAGAGGCCGGGAAAGCCGAGTTATCAGAAGAAGAATCCTAATGGTGGTGATGTGGAGAGGAGGGATAGGAAGTTGAAGGCGAGGAAGGGGAAATGA